The following coding sequences lie in one Treponema socranskii subsp. buccale genomic window:
- a CDS encoding glycosyltransferase family 2 protein yields the protein MDVSVIIVNYNTRELTKNCLLSIYEKTQGINFEVIVSDNGSKDGSQDMIRTEFPQVSLIENNANLGFGTANNRALAAAKGKYVFYLNSDTILLNNAVKTFFDYWENAIDKDTIGALGANLLDTQGHIIHSYGDFPDIDSVMKDTIKALYGTFKLTLLNVLFRKRIFSYNQNSPKEKLLGEVDSIIGADLFLKNDEYAYFDERYFMYCEETDLQYRLARQGKKRLLIDGPKIIHLNGASSKKEIPDTVRIFSTFSFINYNLSRIYFFRKHGANRFKLFIIKTALFFIWLNPLLFPKTKRYIPKLLRT from the coding sequence ATGGACGTTTCCGTTATCATCGTAAATTACAACACCCGTGAACTCACAAAAAACTGTCTCCTGTCAATATATGAAAAGACACAAGGGATAAACTTCGAAGTAATTGTCTCAGACAACGGTTCCAAAGACGGTTCTCAGGATATGATCCGCACGGAATTCCCGCAAGTCAGCTTAATAGAAAATAATGCAAATCTCGGCTTCGGAACGGCAAACAACCGCGCCCTTGCCGCCGCCAAAGGAAAATACGTTTTTTATTTGAACAGCGATACGATTTTATTAAATAATGCGGTAAAAACATTTTTTGATTACTGGGAAAATGCAATCGATAAGGATACAATCGGTGCGCTCGGGGCAAACCTGCTCGATACACAGGGGCATATCATTCATTCATACGGAGATTTTCCCGATATCGATTCCGTTATGAAAGATACGATAAAAGCCCTGTACGGGACGTTTAAGCTCACACTACTCAATGTTTTATTTCGAAAACGGATATTCTCGTATAATCAGAATTCGCCGAAAGAAAAACTACTCGGCGAAGTAGACAGTATAATCGGTGCGGATCTTTTCTTAAAAAACGATGAATATGCGTATTTTGACGAGCGTTATTTTATGTACTGCGAAGAAACGGATCTTCAATACCGGCTTGCGCGGCAAGGAAAAAAGCGGCTTTTAATCGACGGTCCCAAGATCATTCATCTGAACGGCGCGTCATCAAAAAAAGAGATACCGGATACTGTTCGCATATTTTCAACTTTTTCTTTTATCAATTATAATTTATCGAGGATTTATTTTTTTCGAAAACACGGCGCAAACCGTTTTAAACTTTTTATTATAAAAACAGCATTGTTTTTCATCTGGTTGAATCCGCTCCTGTTCCCGAAGACAAAACGCTATATACCGAAGTTGCTTAGGACATAA